A DNA window from Anastrepha obliqua isolate idAnaObli1 chromosome 5, idAnaObli1_1.0, whole genome shotgun sequence contains the following coding sequences:
- the LOC129247456 gene encoding putative uncharacterized protein DDB_G0286901, giving the protein MEWEQLTLNIRELKEKFDKSYKCVSQNRSIQKDTLNKHAKILVETFNDARILVHDNRRIINKTNWSKISKLLIKLRSNLYNVKEKYQLDIFIPTVLNSPLTLHGEEEQKSVETDLDSDPESNEETDIKENDLKDLTIPAQITLSEEDNEIEQEEGLNSSTSSADTEEYIMTDVNAQRAYIKDISNAIPEFNGQKIHLQRFVTALKLINLTKGTFEEIAVEVIKSKIVGSTLYKVQNETTINAIIKKLQDTIVGETSDVVKAKLSKTMQKGKTAEKFTTEIDNLRKLLEASYIDEGLSAEHADKFSTKEAINTMVKNCENGKLKTILEASNFKTMDEAVTKYIQCSTEMTGNPNSILLAQRGRGNYNNRNNYRGRGNGRGNGRGYYNNNNYNNNNRNNGQNNNYQYNNYRGNNRGNNRVNHRGNNHQNGGYNQNSYNNVRVTQNASGNSQQPLDTQQ; this is encoded by the coding sequence ATGGAATGGGAGCAACTAACCCTAAATATCCGtgaactaaaagaaaaatttgataaatcttacaaATGTGTAAGCCAGAATAGGTCAATACAAAAGGATACTTTAAATAAACATGCGAAAATTCTTGTAGAAACATTTAATGATGCAAGAATATTAGTGCATGATAATAgacgtataataaataaaactaactggtcaaaaatatcaaaattgttGATCAAATTACGTTCAAATTTATATAACGTCAAAGAAAAGTATCAGCTAGATATTTTCATTCCAACAGTGTTAAATTCACCATTAACACTGCATGGAGAAGAAGAACAGAAATCAGTTGAAACAGATTTAGATTCAGATCCTGAATCAAACGAAGAAACTGACATAAAAGAAaacgacctaaaagatcttacAATTCCTGCACAAATCACTTTATCTGAAGAAGATAATGAGATAGAACAGGAAGAAGGATTGAATTCTAGCACAAGCTCAGCAGACACAGAAGAATACATCATGACAGACGTAAACGCCCAAAGGGCATACATAAAGGACATATCGAATGCCATTCCAGAATTCAATGGACAGAAAATACATCTTCAAAGATTTGTAACAGCTTTGAAGTTAATAAATCTGACAAAAGGCACATTCGAAGAAATAGCTGTTGAGGTCATTAAGTCAAAAATTGTTGGCTCAACTCTATACAAAGTCCAAAATGAAACGACAATTAAtgcaataatcaaaaaattgcaAGATACTATAGTTGGTGAAACATCCGACGTAGTAAAAGCCAAACTGTCTAAAACAATGCAAAAAGGGAAAACTGCCGAAAAATTTACGACAGAAATTGACAATTTACGAAAGCTTTTGGAAGCTTCGTATATTGACGAAGGCCTATCAGCCGAACATGCTGACAAATTCAGCACTAAAGAAGCCATTAACACAATGGTTAAAAATTGCGAAAACGGAAAGTTAAAAACAATCCTCGAGGCAAgcaatttcaaaacaatggatgaaGCCGTCACAAAGTATATACAATGTAGTACCGAAATGACAGGCAATCCCAATTCAATATTGCTAGCCCAAAGGGGCCGTGGTAATTATAACAACAGGAATAATTATCGCGGTAGAGGCAATGGTAGAGGCAATGGTCGaggttattataataataataattataataacaacaaccgcAATAATGGCCAGAATAATAATTaccaatataataattatagagGTAATAATAGAGGAAACAACAGAGTCAACCATAGAGGAAATAACCACCAAAATGGAGGTTATAACCAAAACAGTTACAATAATGTAAGGGTGACCCAAAACGCTTCGGGAAACTCCCAACAGCCTTTAGATACTCagcagtaa